One window of Ictalurus punctatus breed USDA103 chromosome 22, Coco_2.0, whole genome shotgun sequence genomic DNA carries:
- the arl15a gene encoding ADP-ribosylation factor-like protein 15a isoform X2 codes for MAENIQLSLALCRIAFYTCFRKLCCKGPPSPRPEYDVVCIGLSGAGKSTLISRLCSEGLDGIVPTAGFSIKAVAFPKAVLNVKELGGADNIKKYWSRYYQGSQGVVFILDSTVSDEKMEACRSELHLALQHPQLCTLPFLILANHQDSPAARSVPEVAGSHMYTHSEVFGLSNGNCAFLRLWCVVATQ; via the exons TGTTTCCGAAAGCTGTGCTGTAAAGGTCCTCCCTCTCCTAGACCAGAGTATGACGTGGTGTGTATTGGACTCAGCGGTGCTGGCAAAAGCACTCTCATTTCACGGCTCTGTAGCGAAGGTCTCGATGGCATTGTACCAACCGCAG GTTTCAGCATAAAGGCAGTGGCTTTCCCGAAAGCAGTACTGAATGTGAAGGAACTTGGAG GGGCAGACAATATCAAGAAATACTGGAGCCGGTACTACCAAGGCTCTCAAGGAGTGGTATTCATTCTTGACAGTACTGTTTCGGATGAGAAGATGGAGGCTTGCCGATCTGAGCTCCATTTGGCCCTGCAGCACCCTCAGCTCTGCACACTCCCCTTCCTCATCCTTGCCAACCACCAAGATTCACCAGCTGCCCGTTCTGTCCCAGAG GTCGCTGGCTcccacatgtacacacactctgaaGTGTTTGGACTGAGCAATGGGAACTGTGCATTTCTCAGGCTGTGGTGTGTTGTTGCCACGCAATAA